One Deefgea tanakiae genomic region harbors:
- the ung gene encoding uracil-DNA glycosylase: MNLCASIPSYWLPALSEVCHSRDVLKLAEFLQQELSAEKLIYPAQHDWFRALDYVAPEQVKVVILGQDPYHGAGEAHGLSFSVPFGVKIPPSLRNIWQELARDLGINPPQHGNLTGWAEQGVLLLNTSLTVEADKAGSHAKKGWEALTDAIILYLAQSQSHVVFMLWGAHAQKKAHLIGDKHCVLSSVHPSPLSAYRGFIGCGHFSTANTYLQQNGKKEIDWGNV; encoded by the coding sequence ATGAATTTATGCGCCAGCATTCCCAGTTACTGGCTGCCTGCGCTTAGCGAGGTGTGTCACAGCCGTGACGTCTTGAAGTTGGCTGAATTTTTACAGCAAGAATTAAGCGCTGAAAAACTGATTTATCCAGCTCAGCATGATTGGTTTCGGGCGCTGGATTATGTAGCGCCTGAACAAGTTAAAGTGGTGATTTTAGGGCAAGATCCCTATCACGGCGCGGGTGAAGCGCATGGTTTATCTTTTTCTGTACCTTTCGGCGTAAAAATTCCACCCTCTTTGCGAAATATTTGGCAAGAACTTGCGCGAGATTTAGGTATTAATCCCCCGCAACATGGCAATCTGACCGGCTGGGCGGAGCAAGGCGTATTATTGCTGAATACGTCACTCACTGTTGAAGCAGATAAAGCCGGTTCGCACGCTAAAAAAGGTTGGGAGGCGCTGACGGATGCGATTATTTTATATTTGGCACAGTCTCAATCCCACGTGGTGTTTATGCTTTGGGGCGCTCATGCGCAAAAGAAAGCACATTTGATTGGCGACAAGCACTGCGTATTAAGCTCGGTGCATCCTTCTCCTTTGTCGGCCTATCGTGGCTTTATCGGTTGTGGTCATTTTTCTACGGCAAATACGTATCTGCAGCAGAATGGCAAAAAAGAAATTGATTGGGGTAATGTATGA
- a CDS encoding PilZ domain-containing protein: protein MSIPKIDGPSLFRDAIPLAWLIDTAPANDWEMSRYLQVLADFEQAHDFIEDAHHQQNAKSDLMLLWLARSLNTQLPSQTAAALGLEFVIWTAPHALPVAETGVVAFCLSDQFPFLLKISAKVISCAEIEGGFEIKAAWLAMSASLQDSYEKTIFRYHRRHIHQLRERKE, encoded by the coding sequence ATGTCGATCCCAAAAATAGATGGGCCCTCTTTATTTCGCGATGCAATTCCATTGGCGTGGCTGATTGATACTGCGCCTGCGAATGATTGGGAAATGAGTCGATATTTACAAGTTCTCGCCGATTTTGAGCAAGCTCATGATTTTATTGAAGATGCCCATCATCAGCAAAACGCTAAATCAGATTTAATGTTGCTCTGGTTAGCGCGTTCACTCAATACACAACTACCATCACAAACTGCGGCCGCCTTGGGCTTGGAGTTTGTGATTTGGACGGCACCACATGCTTTACCGGTGGCAGAAACGGGTGTTGTTGCATTTTGTCTTTCTGATCAGTTTCCTTTTCTATTGAAAATTTCAGCTAAAGTGATTTCCTGTGCTGAGATTGAAGGTGGTTTTGAGATCAAAGCGGCATGGCTTGCGATGAGTGCTAGCTTGCAAGATAGTTATGAAAAAACAATCTTTCGCTATCATCGACGACATATTCATCAGCTTCGTGAGCGTAAAGAATGA
- a CDS encoding carbonic anhydrase produces the protein MHLKTSALMMTLCLLTATGSSIANEKHSNKKANHDPAHWSYEGETGPSNWGSMKSEFGLCSNGKQQSPVNINEAYAQELEPLQFQYKESKTNIQNNGHTIQLNYDAGSYLTVGADRYQLLQFHFHTPSEEAIGGQRYPMVAHLVHKNDAGQLAVVALLINQGSSDNKIVKTFWDKMPTNHNETRGYDQLKYNVSDLLPSNRSYWTLMGSLTTPPCSEGVRWLILKNPLNISAKQIARFKKEFPMNARPIQSLQQRAILDSN, from the coding sequence ATGCACCTTAAAACCAGCGCTTTAATGATGACCTTATGTCTTCTGACTGCGACAGGCAGCAGCATCGCAAATGAAAAGCACAGCAACAAAAAGGCGAATCACGACCCCGCTCATTGGAGTTACGAAGGTGAAACAGGGCCGAGCAATTGGGGCTCAATGAAATCTGAGTTTGGTTTGTGCAGCAATGGCAAACAGCAATCGCCAGTCAATATTAACGAAGCCTACGCGCAAGAGTTAGAACCGCTGCAATTTCAATACAAAGAATCGAAAACCAATATTCAAAACAATGGGCACACCATCCAACTGAACTACGACGCGGGAAGCTACTTGACCGTCGGTGCTGATCGCTACCAATTGCTACAATTTCACTTTCATACCCCAAGTGAAGAAGCAATTGGCGGTCAGCGCTATCCAATGGTCGCACACCTCGTTCACAAAAATGATGCCGGGCAATTAGCCGTCGTGGCTCTTTTGATTAATCAGGGCAGTAGCGACAATAAAATTGTTAAAACCTTCTGGGACAAGATGCCAACGAATCACAATGAAACGCGCGGATATGATCAGCTCAAATACAACGTCAGCGATTTATTACCCAGCAATCGTAGTTACTGGACACTAATGGGATCACTCACGACCCCACCATGCAGTGAAGGTGTGCGCTGGTTAATTCTAAAAAATCCACTGAATATCTCAGCTAAACAAATAGCACGTTTCAAAAAAGAATTCCCAATGAATGCCCGCCCCATCCAATCTTTGCAGCAACGAGCAATTCTTGATAGCAACTAA
- a CDS encoding TrmH family RNA methyltransferase: protein MEIITSTQNAGFKQALKLTQNRRERIKSKQTLLDGAHLLAAWLDAGHCVVRLFVSEDGAQREEIKNLVLRCACPVTYLSQTLYSQLSELSSASGVLALIDIPEPHSPKQNGFVLLLDGVQDPGNVGAILRTAQAAGVQQVVLSSDCADVWSPKVLRAGMGAQAVMSIVENADLLDFANDFDGKIAATILDGAVDLYAAKLSGSLALVMGSEGAGVSTALAEKATLRIKIPMTEGIESLNVGHAAAICLYEIKRQRLS, encoded by the coding sequence ATGGAAATTATCACGTCTACCCAAAATGCAGGCTTTAAGCAGGCATTGAAATTGACTCAAAATCGTCGCGAACGTATTAAATCTAAACAAACTTTGCTGGATGGCGCTCACTTACTGGCAGCATGGCTCGATGCGGGGCATTGTGTTGTCCGTCTTTTTGTTTCTGAAGATGGCGCCCAACGGGAAGAAATAAAGAATTTAGTTTTGCGTTGTGCGTGCCCAGTCACTTATTTGTCTCAGACCCTGTATTCGCAGCTGTCTGAGTTAAGTAGTGCTAGTGGTGTATTGGCTTTGATCGATATTCCTGAGCCTCATAGCCCAAAGCAAAATGGTTTTGTTTTGCTACTCGATGGCGTACAAGATCCTGGGAATGTAGGTGCAATTTTGCGAACGGCACAGGCTGCCGGTGTTCAGCAGGTGGTGTTGTCATCAGACTGCGCCGATGTTTGGTCGCCTAAAGTGCTTCGTGCTGGAATGGGGGCGCAGGCGGTGATGTCTATCGTAGAGAATGCTGATTTACTTGATTTTGCCAATGATTTTGACGGCAAGATTGCCGCTACCATTTTGGATGGTGCAGTTGACTTGTACGCTGCAAAGCTATCAGGATCGTTAGCTTTGGTTATGGGGTCGGAAGGTGCGGGGGTTTCAACTGCGCTGGCTGAAAAAGCGACATTACGCATCAAAATTCCAATGACCGAAGGCATTGAGTCTTTGAATGTGGGTCATGCCGCTGCGATCTGTTTGTATGAAATTAAACGTCAGAGATTGAGTTAG
- a CDS encoding HDOD domain-containing protein: MANVKSIADWLQFWERRAIPVLQESRNQIMGMLRRAEIIRPTEVAEVVSRDPLLTAQVLRMINQRQRTSLSSDVVAIEAAIMLIGVTPFLERFARAQTVESLMLPTHQAEYGNLLKLVLEARLARRLASFYANKRFDAKLGEIQAAAMLSNIVDLLSILAPFLDEKAPTHAGDVADLLSLWQMPEPIQTLIRKDAEPSTRSVLQHAVVPLARLLDKGWWQDDVQQKLTTTAAVLNLPFEDIWHFLIRQLLAFTRKEGRGNPLYTPARWLAMLPGEWPRPVSKVTPRADSTVLEKDVLAERMQALHLAGVQGAPTNQVMTLAVRALSEGLAMQRIAFTLLMAAENSLRARYVQGVAPTDPLQNLRISLEKQHVLTKLLQKPQSFWLNSANYAQFSPHLPIELVEQVGAKSFCAMSIFVGDKPVGLIYADCGLLGEVTDFHYQHFKQICLLASKALAHNARRTSV; encoded by the coding sequence ATGGCGAATGTAAAATCGATAGCTGATTGGCTCCAATTTTGGGAGCGGCGGGCCATTCCCGTATTGCAAGAGTCACGCAATCAAATTATGGGCATGTTGCGCCGAGCAGAAATCATTCGGCCCACTGAGGTGGCTGAAGTGGTGTCGCGCGACCCGCTATTAACTGCCCAAGTTTTGCGTATGATTAATCAGCGCCAACGCACTAGCTTATCTTCCGATGTCGTAGCCATTGAAGCCGCCATTATGTTGATAGGTGTGACGCCATTTTTAGAGCGTTTTGCCCGAGCACAAACAGTAGAGAGTTTGATGCTGCCTACCCATCAAGCTGAATATGGCAATTTATTAAAACTTGTTTTGGAGGCAAGATTGGCGCGTCGTTTGGCTAGTTTTTACGCTAACAAACGATTCGATGCTAAGTTAGGTGAAATTCAAGCCGCAGCGATGTTGAGTAATATCGTTGATTTGTTATCGATTCTAGCTCCTTTTCTTGATGAAAAAGCGCCAACTCATGCCGGTGATGTGGCGGATCTATTATCGCTATGGCAAATGCCAGAGCCGATTCAAACTTTGATTCGTAAAGATGCAGAGCCCTCAACCCGTAGTGTTTTACAGCATGCGGTTGTGCCATTGGCCCGTTTATTGGACAAAGGCTGGTGGCAAGATGATGTTCAACAAAAATTAACGACAACTGCTGCCGTATTGAATTTGCCATTTGAGGATATTTGGCATTTTTTAATTCGCCAATTACTCGCATTCACACGCAAAGAAGGGCGAGGTAATCCGCTCTATACACCAGCACGTTGGCTAGCCATGTTGCCTGGTGAGTGGCCAAGACCTGTCTCTAAAGTAACGCCACGGGCCGATTCAACAGTGCTCGAAAAAGATGTGCTTGCAGAGCGAATGCAGGCATTGCATTTGGCGGGTGTACAAGGCGCGCCAACCAATCAGGTGATGACGCTGGCTGTACGTGCTTTATCTGAAGGACTCGCGATGCAGCGTATTGCATTTACTTTGCTGATGGCTGCGGAGAACTCGCTGCGTGCTCGCTACGTGCAGGGTGTAGCTCCGACGGATCCTTTACAGAATTTGCGTATTTCATTAGAAAAACAGCATGTTTTAACTAAGTTGTTGCAGAAACCGCAAAGTTTTTGGTTGAACTCTGCTAATTACGCGCAGTTTTCTCCTCATTTGCCGATTGAATTGGTTGAGCAAGTTGGAGCAAAAAGCTTTTGTGCGATGTCTATTTTTGTAGGTGATAAACCTGTGGGCTTAATTTATGCAGACTGCGGCTTACTGGGTGAGGTCACTGATTTTCACTATCAACATTTCAAGCAAATATGCCTGTTGGCAAGTAAAGCTTTAGCGCACAATGCGCGTCGAACCTCTGTGTGA
- a CDS encoding class I SAM-dependent methyltransferase, translating to MMSSINVFPQWLVFALICAFSFFLVIGVGSLFSSLIAIALASSISFLLAKSLHDGFWWKWIHLFFLPLIFLCLQLNIAPHWYLLALVLSWFVFGKVMVSRVPLYLSNQSALSELESCIPLGGHFLDVGAGTGKVLQHLSASRADLSLCGVEQAKAPWLWGKFRLPSSVRWINADYQGLDFADYDCIYAFLSPAVMADLWSQARSQMKPGSLFISNSFEIPGVDPDQVIELNDWKNGKLLLWRM from the coding sequence ATGATGTCATCGATTAACGTATTCCCGCAGTGGCTTGTGTTTGCATTAATCTGTGCTTTTTCATTTTTTTTAGTTATTGGGGTTGGCTCTTTATTTTCTTCGCTAATAGCGATAGCACTAGCCTCTAGTATTTCTTTTCTGCTGGCAAAATCCTTGCATGATGGATTTTGGTGGAAGTGGATTCATCTTTTTTTTCTGCCGTTAATTTTTCTTTGTTTGCAGTTAAATATCGCGCCGCATTGGTATTTATTAGCTTTAGTATTGTCATGGTTTGTTTTTGGCAAAGTCATGGTTTCACGTGTGCCACTGTATTTAAGTAATCAAAGTGCACTGTCTGAGCTTGAATCATGTATTCCATTGGGTGGTCATTTTCTAGACGTTGGTGCTGGAACTGGAAAAGTTCTGCAGCACTTATCTGCAAGTAGGGCGGATTTATCCCTGTGTGGTGTAGAACAGGCCAAAGCTCCCTGGTTGTGGGGTAAGTTTCGACTGCCTTCATCAGTTCGTTGGATTAATGCAGATTATCAAGGCTTAGATTTTGCTGATTATGATTGCATTTATGCTTTTTTGTCTCCCGCTGTAATGGCAGATTTGTGGTCGCAAGCTCGCTCTCAAATGAAGCCTGGCAGTCTCTTTATTAGTAATTCTTTCGAGATTCCTGGGGTAGATCCGGATCAAGTGATTGAATTGAATGACTGGAAAAACGGCAAGCTTCTACTATGGCGAATGTAA
- the motB gene encoding flagellar motor protein MotB, translating into MSDDSQRPIVVKKIKKGGHGHHGGAWKIAYADFVTAMMAFFLLMWLLGSVSKGNLKGISDFFNNPLKVANAGGSGSGDADSVIQGGGNDITKQAGQVNKGDPPAQTEAAKDRKRLSALKQKFEALMDDKIRENSKLGQYKDQIKLDMVAEGLRIQIVDEQNRPMFKSGSSELESYAHGILQEMAQLLNEVPNAVSLAGHTDGTQFAGGAAGFTNWELSSERANSSRRELILGGLQPDKVLRVNGFGDVIPLDKDNVYNPVNRRISIVVLNKDAESDIRKQAGQTEEVAVAAPSAGGFVNPIQQAK; encoded by the coding sequence ATGAGCGATGATTCCCAAAGACCAATAGTCGTAAAAAAAATTAAAAAAGGCGGTCATGGTCACCATGGCGGTGCATGGAAAATTGCCTATGCTGACTTTGTAACTGCAATGATGGCCTTTTTCTTATTGATGTGGCTGCTTGGCTCGGTGTCAAAAGGGAATTTAAAAGGTATTTCTGACTTTTTTAATAATCCACTCAAAGTTGCGAATGCGGGGGGCTCCGGCTCTGGCGATGCTGACTCTGTTATTCAAGGTGGCGGTAATGATATTACTAAGCAAGCGGGTCAAGTTAATAAAGGTGATCCTCCGGCACAAACAGAGGCCGCTAAAGATAGAAAAAGGCTGAGTGCTTTAAAGCAAAAGTTTGAAGCTTTAATGGACGATAAAATTCGCGAGAACTCTAAACTTGGTCAGTATAAAGATCAGATTAAGTTGGATATGGTTGCTGAAGGTTTGCGAATTCAAATCGTAGATGAGCAAAATCGTCCAATGTTTAAATCAGGTAGTTCTGAGTTAGAGAGCTATGCTCACGGCATTTTGCAGGAGATGGCGCAGTTATTGAATGAAGTACCCAATGCAGTTTCTTTGGCTGGCCACACTGACGGTACGCAGTTTGCAGGTGGTGCGGCTGGATTTACTAACTGGGAGCTTTCGTCTGAAAGGGCCAACTCTTCAAGGCGTGAGCTGATTCTTGGTGGTTTGCAGCCTGATAAAGTGTTGCGAGTGAATGGTTTTGGCGATGTTATCCCACTGGATAAAGATAATGTCTACAATCCAGTGAATCGCCGCATCAGCATTGTGGTGCTTAACAAAGATGCCGAGTCTGACATTCGTAAACAGGCTGGCCAAACTGAAGAGGTGGCGGTAGCTGCACCCTCTGCAGGCGGGTTTGTAAATCCAATCCAGCAAGCAAAATGA
- the motA gene encoding flagellar motor stator protein MotA, protein MFVIIGYIFMCVCILGAYVWHGGHLAVFWQPSEIIIIFGGAIGGMIAGASPKSLKLFGKALPTIFKGSAFNKTFYMDLFACLFELLAKVRKEGLMSIEGDVEDPHASPIFSKYPKISHDHHITDFICDYLRLMVGGNLNAFEIENLMDIEIEAHHNEAHVAAGMMAKLGDGLPAFGIVAAVMGVVHVMGSLHLPPSELGKLIGAALVGTFMGIWLAYGFVGPLANVLETKMAEGHQVFLTIKVTLIASLNGYAPQVAVEFGRKVLDSSERPSFKELEEFVKNAKGK, encoded by the coding sequence ATGTTTGTTATTATTGGCTACATCTTTATGTGTGTCTGTATTTTGGGTGCATATGTTTGGCATGGTGGCCATTTGGCTGTTTTTTGGCAGCCTTCTGAAATTATCATTATTTTTGGTGGCGCAATCGGTGGCATGATTGCGGGTGCTAGTCCCAAAAGTCTGAAGTTATTTGGTAAAGCATTACCTACCATTTTTAAAGGCTCTGCATTTAATAAAACTTTTTACATGGATCTTTTTGCTTGTTTATTTGAGCTATTAGCAAAGGTCAGGAAAGAAGGTTTAATGTCAATTGAAGGGGATGTTGAAGACCCCCATGCTAGTCCTATCTTTTCAAAATATCCCAAAATATCGCATGATCATCACATTACCGACTTCATTTGTGATTATTTGCGCTTAATGGTCGGCGGCAACTTAAATGCTTTTGAAATCGAAAATTTAATGGATATTGAAATTGAAGCACATCACAATGAAGCGCACGTTGCTGCGGGCATGATGGCAAAGCTCGGCGATGGTTTGCCGGCGTTTGGTATCGTTGCTGCAGTAATGGGGGTTGTGCATGTGATGGGTTCTCTGCATTTGCCCCCATCTGAATTGGGTAAGTTGATTGGTGCTGCATTGGTTGGTACGTTTATGGGTATTTGGTTGGCTTATGGGTTTGTTGGTCCATTGGCAAATGTGTTAGAAACAAAAATGGCTGAAGGCCACCAAGTGTTTTTAACAATTAAAGTAACGTTAATCGCTAGTCTTAATGGTTATGCTCCACAAGTGGCAGTCGAATTTGGCCGCAAAGTCCTCGATTCTTCAGAACGACCATCCTTTAAAGAACTCGAAGAATTTGTGAAGAACGCAAAAGGTAAATAA
- the rnhB gene encoding ribonuclease HII, whose product MLICGVDEAGRGPLVGSVFAAAVILPDVHSIVGLADSKKLSEKQRDKLAVQIMSQSVAWAVASATATEIDQLNILQATMLAMSRAVTALSVLPDEVLVDGNRTPILNIPSRAIIKGDATEQCISAASILAKVNRDAEAYALDLLYPEYGFAKHKGYGTALHLKALKEFGPIPEHRVSFAPVRAAFAQRILFE is encoded by the coding sequence ATGTTAATTTGTGGCGTTGATGAAGCGGGCAGGGGGCCTTTAGTTGGCTCTGTTTTTGCAGCTGCTGTTATTTTGCCCGATGTTCATTCAATTGTTGGTTTGGCTGACTCTAAGAAGTTATCTGAAAAGCAACGCGATAAATTGGCCGTTCAAATTATGTCTCAATCCGTGGCATGGGCCGTCGCATCAGCAACCGCAACTGAAATCGATCAGTTAAATATATTGCAAGCAACGATGTTGGCAATGTCTCGAGCAGTGACTGCGCTCTCTGTTTTGCCTGATGAAGTTTTGGTTGACGGCAATCGTACACCTATTCTGAATATTCCAAGCCGAGCAATTATTAAGGGCGATGCGACTGAGCAATGTATTTCAGCCGCATCTATTTTGGCCAAAGTCAATCGAGATGCTGAAGCTTACGCGCTTGATTTACTTTATCCTGAGTATGGTTTTGCTAAGCATAAAGGCTATGGTACTGCTCTGCACCTTAAGGCGCTCAAAGAGTTTGGGCCTATACCGGAGCATAGGGTGTCTTTTGCTCCTGTTCGTGCTGCATTTGCACAACGTATATTGTTTGAATAG
- the lpxB gene encoding lipid-A-disaccharide synthase has translation MGDQLFFNGKGPRIAIVAGEASGDLLGSALIQSLLLRFPDAQFAGVAGHKMIAAGAHSIEPMETLAVGGIVEVVKHLPKLLKLRKRLVKAILNEKPDLLITIDAPDFNIGLAKRIKIAGITTVHYVSPSIWAWRPERIKQIRKAVSHILLILPFEEQIYKKQKIAATYVGHPLADLMPVSVNQFQVREILNVDSNDVVVAMLPGSRQREVMAMADIFIKTAIILSELHPKIVLLVPLITRETRTIFENEIWRLNAQGLNWRLMFGHAHEAMTASDAILLASGTAALEAMLAKRPVVVAYKISPFTYRMVKRKFLLPYVSLPNIISGKFIVPEFLQEEATPENLSLALNNYLIDKVLSANLSDIFEHHHLSLQCNGAERAADAVAKLLTKANVC, from the coding sequence ATGGGCGATCAATTATTTTTTAATGGCAAGGGCCCACGGATTGCGATTGTTGCCGGTGAAGCTTCTGGTGATTTATTAGGTTCTGCGTTAATTCAGTCGCTGCTACTTCGTTTTCCTGACGCACAGTTTGCCGGAGTAGCTGGGCATAAAATGATAGCCGCTGGTGCTCACTCCATTGAACCAATGGAAACTTTAGCGGTTGGCGGGATTGTTGAAGTCGTTAAGCACTTGCCTAAGTTATTGAAATTAAGAAAACGATTGGTCAAAGCAATATTAAATGAAAAACCTGATTTATTAATTACGATTGATGCTCCTGACTTTAATATTGGCCTAGCGAAACGAATTAAAATTGCCGGCATTACCACCGTTCACTATGTTAGCCCATCTATTTGGGCTTGGCGCCCTGAACGAATTAAGCAAATTCGTAAAGCAGTGTCACACATATTATTGATTCTTCCGTTCGAAGAGCAAATTTATAAAAAACAAAAAATTGCCGCGACTTATGTCGGCCATCCCTTGGCTGATTTGATGCCCGTCTCGGTCAATCAATTTCAAGTTCGTGAAATTTTAAATGTTGATAGTAATGATGTCGTTGTGGCTATGCTGCCTGGAAGTCGGCAGCGTGAAGTTATGGCGATGGCGGATATCTTCATTAAAACGGCGATAATATTGTCGGAGTTGCACCCAAAGATTGTTTTGTTGGTGCCATTAATAACGAGAGAAACTCGGACCATTTTTGAAAATGAAATATGGCGTCTTAATGCGCAAGGCTTAAACTGGCGTTTAATGTTTGGACATGCGCACGAAGCAATGACTGCATCAGATGCAATTTTATTGGCATCAGGGACTGCGGCTTTAGAGGCTATGTTGGCAAAAAGACCCGTTGTAGTGGCTTATAAAATAAGTCCATTCACTTATCGGATGGTTAAACGAAAATTTTTGTTACCGTATGTTAGTTTGCCAAATATCATTTCAGGTAAATTTATTGTTCCAGAGTTTTTGCAAGAAGAAGCTACACCAGAAAATTTATCATTAGCACTCAATAACTATTTGATCGATAAAGTACTGTCTGCAAATTTGTCTGATATATTTGAACATCACCACCTTAGTTTGCAATGTAATGGTGCTGAGCGCGCGGCTGATGCGGTAGCTAAATTATTGACTAAAGCGAACGTATGTTAA
- the lpxA gene encoding acyl-ACP--UDP-N-acetylglucosamine O-acyltransferase has protein sequence MPIIHPTALVDLSASIADNVIIGAYSMVGPNVTIASGTVVESHCVIEGHTQIGENNTFHSFCSVGCVPQDKKYNAEPTRLTIGNGNTFFQNVTISIGTSQDRGLTSIADNCWVMAYAHIAHDCIVGSNVILANNATLAGHVSVGDYAILGGLTAVHQFCVIGEHAMAGGGSIIVQDLPPFVMCEGNRATARSINIEGLKRRGFSLDEIASVKKAYKTLYREGTSYEVAVNLIREQAVFMPVLQCFVNFFDQSKRGIVR, from the coding sequence ATGCCAATAATTCATCCTACCGCACTTGTTGATTTAAGCGCGTCTATTGCTGATAACGTTATCATTGGTGCATATTCAATGGTTGGGCCCAATGTCACGATTGCCTCAGGTACTGTGGTAGAGTCACATTGTGTAATTGAGGGGCACACGCAAATTGGTGAAAACAATACATTTCACTCGTTTTGCTCTGTGGGTTGTGTTCCGCAAGATAAAAAATATAATGCTGAACCAACTCGCTTAACGATAGGCAATGGGAATACATTTTTCCAAAATGTTACAATTTCGATTGGTACGTCTCAAGATCGCGGTCTAACCTCGATTGCGGATAACTGCTGGGTCATGGCTTATGCGCATATTGCGCATGATTGCATTGTTGGCAGTAATGTAATACTTGCAAACAATGCAACATTAGCAGGTCATGTGTCTGTAGGGGATTATGCAATTTTGGGGGGCTTAACGGCTGTTCACCAATTTTGTGTGATTGGCGAACATGCGATGGCTGGTGGTGGTTCTATTATCGTCCAAGATTTGCCTCCGTTTGTTATGTGTGAAGGTAATCGTGCAACAGCAAGAAGTATCAATATTGAAGGCTTGAAGCGTCGCGGTTTCTCATTGGATGAGATTGCTTCGGTTAAAAAAGCATACAAAACTTTGTATCGTGAAGGCACTTCATACGAGGTTGCTGTTAATCTTATCCGTGAACAAGCGGTATTTATGCCAGTGCTTCAGTGCTTTGTGAACTTTTTTGATCAATCAAAACGCGGAATCGTTCGATAA
- the fabZ gene encoding 3-hydroxyacyl-ACP dehydratase FabZ produces the protein MEQIDINEIMRHLPHRYPFLLVDRVLELEPNKSVVALKNVSMNEPFFQGHFPKYPVMPGVLILEALAQAAGILTFKSIVPAPSENTILFYAGIDNARFKRQVVPGDQLILKAEIIASKRGIWKYVAKAYVGDELACEADLMCAQREVL, from the coding sequence ATGGAACAGATTGATATTAATGAAATTATGCGTCATTTGCCGCACCGTTATCCTTTTTTGTTGGTTGATCGTGTGTTGGAATTAGAACCAAACAAATCAGTCGTTGCCCTTAAAAACGTGTCAATGAATGAGCCTTTTTTTCAGGGGCACTTTCCAAAATATCCGGTAATGCCAGGTGTTTTGATTTTAGAGGCACTAGCGCAAGCTGCTGGTATTTTAACATTTAAGAGTATTGTTCCTGCTCCGTCAGAGAATACAATTTTGTTTTATGCCGGCATTGATAATGCACGCTTCAAACGACAGGTTGTGCCTGGGGATCAATTAATTTTAAAGGCTGAAATTATTGCTTCTAAACGTGGGATTTGGAAGTATGTTGCCAAAGCTTATGTTGGCGATGAATTAGCTTGCGAGGCTGATTTGATGTGCGCACAGCGTGAAGTTCTTTAA